The Solanum lycopersicum chromosome 6, SLM_r2.1 genome has a window encoding:
- the LOC101251787 gene encoding uncharacterized protein: protein MSNGSALPVTSVEEPVAILARDVRKLLSRAIPIVKVRWRHRSVEKATWETEQEMREQFPDLFEPSGSKRSREVNFGARVICVQFSRPMMPTGYLLFGTHATLCIYFRDAGWLAREAVHSGEMHPEPQLGVDIDPEVEILAAIGDMRQAPAPAVPAPTLQDQPLPVHVFASPILELREMPLRDQKILGVFQRLAPPIFLGAIGEDAHEFKLTCQEQLQSLGLLESRGADFTAHQFRRPGRQWWRTHRESRPVGSPIISWSEFSEAFLAQFMPQSVRDRLRDQFSRLEQVSMTVSEYEARFHELSRHATMILPTEGERVRCFVRGLRYRLRVDTEHMVSAGRSFIDVVDHARSMEHIHHEAQGGSDKRARYQGSYSESQTRGRDSYDRPRQRFEQECPRRGREAIVPALPTSKPVSAVSSSARGGGQIQVRRESQQGTKGGARGGRSSGRPGAPSRGAQGHFYAAPTRAAAEASNDVISDMIDFDVILGMDWLSPYHVVLDCYAKIVTLSMPGVPPVLWKAAYSHTPTGIISFIRARWLVASGCLAYLAHIRDVSREGPSVDSVPVVREYADVFPTDLPGLPPERDIDFAIDLEPGTRPISIPPYRMAPAELTELSVQLKDLLEKGFIRPSVSPWGAPVLFVKNKDGTLRMCIDYRQLNKVTLKNCYPMPRIDDLFDHLQGATIFSKIDLRSGYHQLRIRAADIPKTAYRTRYGHYEFLVMSFGLTNAPATFMDLMARVFRPYLDSFVIIFIDDILVYSRSWSEHEQHLRIVLQTLRNQQLYAKFSKCEFWLASVAFLGHVVSKEGIRVDPTKIEAIRDWDRPTSVTEVRSFVGLASYYRHFVEGFSTIAAPLTQLSRQDIPFVWSEECEMSFLKLKGLLTSAPIFTLPIEGEGFMIYCDASGVGVGCVLMQQGRVIAYASRKLKVHERNYPTHDLELAAVVFALKI, encoded by the exons ATGTCAAATGGATCTGCTTTGCCTGTCACGTCGGTAG AAGAACCAGTTGCCATCCTAGCCAGAGATGTGAGGAAATTGCTCTCGAGAGCCATTCCTATTGTTAAGGTCCGTTGGAGGCATCGTTCAGTCGAGAAGGCTACCTGGGAGACCGAGCAGGAGATGCGAGAGCAGTTTCCCGACTTGTTTGAGCCTTCAG GAAGTAAAAGATCTAGAGAAGTGAATTTTGGAGCGCGCGTGATCTGCGTTCAG TTCAGTCGGCCTATGATGCCTACTGGGTACCTGTTGTTTGGTACTCATGCTACACTCTGCATCTATTTTCGTGATGCAG GATGGCTCGCACGCGAGGCAGTGCATTCGGGGGAGATGCACCCGGAGCCTCAGCTTGGGGTAGACATCGACCCTGAGGTCGAG ATATTAGCAGCTATTGGGGATATGCGACAGGCACCAGCACCAGCAGTACCAGCACCAACGCTGCAAGATCAGCCGCTACCAGTTCATGTGTTCGCCTCACCAATTTTAGAGCTTAGAGAGATGCCACTGCGGGATCAGAAGATTCTTGGGGTATTTCAGAGGTTGGCACCGCCTATATTCTTAGGGGCGATTGGAGAGGACGCTCATGAGTTCAAGCTCACTTGCCAGGAGCAGTTACAGTCATTAGGCCTTTTGGAGTCGAGAGGAGCTGACTTTACCGCCCATCAGTTCCGTAGGCCAGGCAGGCAGTGGTGGCGTACGCATCGAGAGTCTAGGCCAGTTGGATCTCCTATTATATCTTGGAGTGAGTTCTCAGAGGCTTTCTTGGCCCAGTTCATGCCACAGAGCGTCAGAGATAGGCTTCGTGATCAGTTCTCTAGATTGGAGCAGGTATCTATGACTGTTTCAGAGTATGAGGCGAGGTTCCATGAGTTGTCTCGCCATGCTACTATGATCCTGCCCACAGAGGGAGAGAGAGTTCGTTGTTTTGTACGTGGGTTGCGATACCGTTTGAGGGTTGACACAGAGCATATGGTTTCAGCTGGCCGTTCTTTTATTGATGTGGTCGATCATGCCCGATCCATGGAGCATATTCATCATGAGGCCCAAGGGGGCAGCGATAAGAGGGCACGCTACCAGGGCAGCTATAGCGAGTCGCAGACTAGGGGGAGGGACTCATATGATAGGCCACGTCAGAGGTTCGAGCAGG AATGCCCCCGGCGAGGTCGGGAGGCGATTGTACCAGCTCTACCTACTTCTAAACCAGTTTCAGCCGTGTCTTCTTCGGCTAGAGGAGGTGGTCAGATTCAGGTTCGTCGGGAGAGTCAACAGGGTACCAAGGGTGGAGCTCGGGGAGGCAGGTCAAGTGGTAGACCGGGTGCACCAAGTAGAGGTGCTCAGGGCCATTTCTACGCAGCCCCGACAAGGGCGGCTGCTGAGGCATCTAACGATGTCATCTCAG atatgattgattttgatgtgattttggGCATGGACTGGTTATCCCCATATCATGTGGTCTTGGATTGCTATGCCAAGATTGTTACCTTATCCATGCCTGGTGTTCCCCCGGTATTGTGGAAGGCTGCTTATAGTCACACACCGACGGGGATAATCTCTTTTATTCGAGCTAGGTGGTTGGTTGCTTCTGGGTGTTTAGCATATTTGGCCCACATCAGGGATGTGAGTAGGGAGGGCCCTTCAGTTGACTCAGTTCCTGTGGTTAGAGAGTATGCAgatgtgttccctacagatcTACCTGGCCTACCCCCAGAGCGTGACATTGATTTTGCTATAGATTTGGAGCCTGGCACCCGTCCTATTTCTATTCcgccttatcggatggctcctgCAGAGCTCACAGAGCTCAGTGTTCAGTTAAAGGACCTCTTAGAAAAGGGGTTCATTCGTCCGAGTGTGTcgccttggggtgctcctgttctGTTTGTGAAAAATAAGGATGGGACTTtgaggatgtgcattgactacaggcaactgaacaAGGTTACGCTGAAGAACTGTTACCCTATGCCTCGAatagatgatttgtttgatcatctTCAGGGTGCCACCATattttctaagattgatttgaggtccgGGTACCATCAACTGAGGATTAGAGCAGCAGACATCCCTAAGACTGCATATAGGACTCGTTACGGCCATTATGAGTTTCTtgtgatgtcttttgggttgactaatgccccagccACCTTTATGGACTTGATGGCACGTGTGTTCAGGCCATACCTTGATTCATTTGTTATcattttcattgatgacatattggTATACTCGCGGAGCTGGAGTGAGCATGAGCAGCATTTGAGGATAGTGCTCCAGACTTTGAGAAATCAgcagctttatgccaagttctcaaagtgcgAGTTTTGGCTTGCATCTGTAgcattcttggggcacgtggtgtctaaggagGGTATTAGGGTAGATCCGACGAAGATTGAAGCTATTCGTGATTGGGACAGACCCACTTCTGTTACTGAGGTTCGTAGCTTTGTCGGGTTAGCGAGTTACTACAGGCATTTTGTTGAGGGCTtttctactattgcagctcctTTGACTCAGTTGAGTCGCCAGGATATTCCCTTTGTGTGGTCGGAGGAGTGTGAGATGAGCTTTCTGAAGCTCAAGGGGTTGCTTACTAGCGCTCCTATATTTACTCTTCCGATTGAGGGCGAGGGTTTCATGATTTATTGTGATGCGTCTGGTGTTGGTGTgggttgtgtattgatgcagcaggGCCGGGTAATTGCGTATGCGTCGAGGAAGCTTAAGGTCCATGAGCGCAACTACCCCACCCATGACTTGGAGTTAGCAGCGGTAGTTTTCGCGCTTAAGATTTag